A region from the Acipenser ruthenus chromosome 13, fAciRut3.2 maternal haplotype, whole genome shotgun sequence genome encodes:
- the LOC117418236 gene encoding major histocompatibility complex class I-related gene protein-like isoform X2 — protein sequence MKLKVRCVCIVLLEHQTYNQFGTRKHSEMIQVLLVAALFTWGVSTGTHSLFFFYTAVSEGVPEFFAESKVDDVQIFYYDSSHGQVIPRQDWANDSAHPQYWEILTHNFNVSQQTFSENVRTLMKHSNQTKGTHTVQMMYGCQLNENGTTRAIMQLGFDGEDFLTFNKETLNWTTTVQHVVPFQEERQAQEAQNRQVKLYLETTCIESLKVLLKHGKETLERKAIPDMALTERINESSTVTEVSCHVSGFYPPEVEVRWVSDGQRQLEDSVQSGMLLPNQDGTYQLRKTLMLYPEELRRDNYFCQVEHSSFPNTRILKWDNRRNSATVSKQQETSEAQEMLYVSPH from the exons ATGAAACTGAAAGTTCGGTGtgtctgtattgttttgttaGAGCATCAAACATACAACCAATTCGGGACACGAAAGCACAGCGAAATGATTCAGGTTTTGTTGGTGGCTGCCTTGTTCACCTGGGGTGTGTCGACAG GAACTCACTCCCTATTCTTCTTTTACACTGCCGTCTCGGAAGGGGTTCCTGAGTTTTTCGCTGAGAGCAAGGTGGATGACGTGCAGATATTTTACTATGACAGTAGCCATGGGCAAGTGATTCCACGACAGGACTGGGCGAATGATTCTGCACATCCACAATACTGGGAGATCCTGACTCACAATTTCAATGTGTCCCAGCAGACCTTCAGTGAGAACGTGAGAACCCTGATGAAGCATTCCAACCAAACCAAGG GTACTCACACGGTCCAAATGATGTATGGATGTCAGCTGAATGAAAATGGGACAACCAGGGCCATTATGCAGCTCGGGTTTGACGGGGAGGATTTTCTCACCTTTAATAAGGAAACGTTGAACTGGACAACCACTGTACAGCATGTAGTCCCCTTCCAGGAGGAGCGACAGGCCCAGGAAGCCCAGAATCGACAGGTGAAGCTCTATTTGGAAACAACCTGCATTGAGTCATTGAAAGTGTTGCTAAAACATGGCAAAGAGACCCTGGAGAGGAAAG CTATTCCTGACATGGCACTGACAGAAAGGATAAATGAGAGCAGTACAGTGACAGAGGTCTCCTGCCATGTATCAGGGTTTTACCCCCCAGAGGTGGAGGTGCGCTGGGTTAGCGACGGGCAGAGGCAGCTGGAGGACTCAGTGCAGAGCGGGATGCTGCTGCCTAACCAGGACGGAACCTACCAGCTCCGGAAGACCCTAATGTTGTACCCTGAGGAGCTCCGCAGAGACAACTACTTCTGCCAGGTGGAGCACAGCAGCTTCCCCAACACCAGGATCCTGAAATGGG